One genomic segment of Photobacterium sp. DA100 includes these proteins:
- the hpf gene encoding ribosome hibernation promoting factor — protein MQINLTGHHVEITPSMREYVETKFNKLERFFDKINNVHVILNVEKLQQVAEATLHINAGEIHAKADSENMYAAIDALTDKLVRQLNKHKDKLNSH, from the coding sequence ATGCAAATCAATCTCACTGGCCACCATGTTGAAATTACCCCATCCATGCGTGAGTACGTGGAGACGAAGTTCAATAAGCTAGAGCGGTTTTTCGATAAAATCAATAATGTCCATGTCATCCTAAACGTTGAGAAACTGCAGCAAGTTGCCGAGGCAACCTTGCACATTAACGCTGGAGAAATCCACGCAAAGGCGGATTCGGAAAATATGTATGCCGCTATTGACGCATTAACTGATAAACTGGTGCGTCAACTTAACAAACACAAAGATAAGCTCAACAGCCACTGA
- the kdsC gene encoding 3-deoxy-manno-octulosonate-8-phosphatase KdsC: protein MQIETLYGPVSQAVFSRARTIQLLICDVDGVFSDGRIYMGNDGEELKTFHTRDGYGIKSLMAAGIDVAIITGRKSAIVENRMAALGIKHVYQGQDNKLAAYQDILANLDISPEHTAYIGDDLIDWPVMEKIGLSVCVADGHPLLAQRADFVTRIQGGYGAVREVCDLILEARGELDKHKGLSI, encoded by the coding sequence ATGCAAATCGAGACCCTCTACGGCCCTGTAAGCCAAGCCGTATTTTCCCGCGCCCGTACAATCCAGCTGCTGATCTGCGATGTCGACGGCGTCTTTTCCGACGGCCGCATCTACATGGGAAATGATGGCGAAGAGCTGAAAACCTTCCATACCCGGGATGGCTACGGGATCAAATCCCTGATGGCAGCCGGTATCGACGTCGCGATCATCACTGGCCGCAAATCGGCCATTGTCGAAAACCGCATGGCCGCATTGGGTATCAAGCATGTCTATCAAGGGCAGGACAACAAGCTGGCCGCCTACCAAGACATCCTTGCCAACCTAGACATTTCGCCAGAGCACACCGCCTATATCGGCGATGATCTGATTGATTGGCCAGTAATGGAAAAAATCGGCCTCTCCGTCTGTGTCGCCGACGGCCACCCTCTGCTGGCCCAGCGTGCGGACTTTGTCACCCGTATCCAGGGCGGGTACGGTGCGGTTCGCGAAGTGTGTGATCTGATCCTTGAAGCCCGTGGGGAATTAGATAAACATAAAGGCTTAAGTATATGA
- the rapZ gene encoding RNase adapter RapZ, protein MMLMVVSGRSGSGKSIALRVLEDLGYYCVDNLPVNLLPQFIKTQQGNQQNIAVSIDVRNMPEDPEDISHTLDTLGDDVDVNVIYLDADDKTLVKRYSETRRLHPLSRHGMSLEQAILSESTQLSSLKARADLVIDTTTKSIHDLSETVRSRVLGRDSRELIMVFESFGFKHGLPNDADYVFDVRFLPNPHWIPELKPLTGLDQEVKDYLAGHAEVSQLIYQIRNFIETWLPMLEKNNRSYLTVAIGCTGGQHRSVYITQQLAEYFRYEGHQVQVRHRTLESKS, encoded by the coding sequence ATGATGCTAATGGTCGTAAGCGGACGCTCGGGCTCAGGTAAATCTATTGCCCTGCGGGTATTAGAGGATCTGGGCTATTACTGTGTTGATAACCTCCCGGTAAACCTACTGCCTCAATTCATCAAGACCCAGCAGGGAAACCAGCAAAACATCGCCGTCAGTATCGATGTGCGTAACATGCCGGAAGATCCCGAGGACATCAGCCACACCCTGGATACCCTCGGTGACGACGTCGATGTCAACGTGATCTACCTTGATGCCGACGACAAGACGCTGGTCAAGCGCTATAGCGAAACCCGCCGCCTGCATCCGCTCTCCCGCCATGGCATGAGCCTTGAGCAAGCGATTCTGTCAGAGAGCACCCAGCTTTCCAGCCTCAAGGCACGGGCAGATCTGGTCATAGATACCACCACCAAGTCGATCCACGACCTGAGTGAAACCGTGCGCTCGCGGGTACTCGGCCGCGATTCGCGCGAGCTGATCATGGTGTTCGAATCATTCGGCTTCAAGCACGGCCTGCCGAACGATGCTGACTATGTGTTTGATGTCCGATTCCTACCCAATCCACACTGGATTCCGGAACTCAAGCCATTGACCGGCTTAGATCAGGAAGTCAAAGACTACCTCGCGGGCCATGCCGAGGTCAGCCAGCTGATCTACCAAATTCGCAACTTCATCGAAACCTGGCTACCAATGCTGGAGAAGAACAACCGCAGCTACCTGACCGTGGCCATTGGCTGCACCGGCGGCCAGCACCGCTCGGTCTACATTACCCAGCAGTTGGCCGAGTACTTCCGCTACGAAGGGCATCAAGTCCAGGTGAGACACCGCACGCTGGAAAGCAAATCATGA
- the lptC gene encoding LPS export ABC transporter periplasmic protein LptC, with the protein MTLQRLLYALLIVICAWTGYYLLEKHWADDIQIAPDAEKPIFTGKSVVNTSYNESGLRSYQIDAAHLEHFSQSGNTDFVEPVLWVYKDGSETEWRISSNEARLDKNHILQMTGNVRIFNLLPESAVRVIQTDTLRLNLVNKDFDTPDHVIITGDAFQNEGTGMKGNMDRNIATLLNNVKGRYEAL; encoded by the coding sequence ATGACCTTACAACGGCTACTCTATGCACTGCTGATTGTCATCTGTGCATGGACAGGCTATTACCTGCTAGAAAAGCACTGGGCAGACGATATTCAGATCGCGCCGGACGCCGAGAAACCGATCTTCACCGGTAAGTCCGTTGTCAATACGTCCTACAATGAGTCGGGACTGCGCAGCTATCAGATAGATGCGGCTCACCTCGAGCATTTTAGCCAGAGCGGCAACACGGACTTCGTCGAACCGGTCCTGTGGGTATACAAAGACGGCAGTGAAACCGAATGGCGGATCAGCTCCAATGAAGCACGACTAGATAAAAACCATATCCTGCAAATGACCGGCAATGTCCGCATATTCAACTTGTTGCCAGAGTCTGCAGTTCGTGTGATTCAGACCGATACCCTGCGCCTGAATTTGGTCAACAAAGACTTCGATACACCGGATCATGTCATTATTACCGGTGATGCCTTCCAAAACGAGGGAACAGGCATGAAAGGCAACATGGACCGTAACATCGCCACCTTATTGAATAATGTAAAAGGTAGATATGAAGCGCTATAA
- a CDS encoding RNA polymerase factor sigma-54 translates to MKTSLQLKLGQQLAMTPQLQQAIRLLQLSTLDLQQEIQEALDANPLLELEEGTPEATSGDEDNNSTASETGDSSNDDGLSEVADSEAFDTSDAIEQQEMPEDLPVDTTWDDVYSASTGNTGIALDDDMPVYQGETTESLQDYLMWQVELTPFSETDRTIATAIIDAIDEKGYLTCSAEDILDSLGDDEVELDEVEAVLKRVQQFDPLGVASRNLQECLLLQLATFQPDTPWLAEARMLLTDYIDLLANRDYRQLMRDTKLKEPELKQVMQLIHGLDPRPGNRVMASETEYVVPDVSVFKDHGKWVVTINPDSVPRIRVNEQYAALSKNARNSADSQFIRTHLQDAKWLIKSLESRNETLLKVARCIVEHQQDFFEYGEEAMKPMVLNDIALAVDMHESTISRVTTQKYMHTPRGIFELKYFFSSHVSTDNGGECSSTAIRALVKKLVAAENQAKPLSDSKIATLLAEQGIMVARRTIAKYRESLGIPPSNQRKRLL, encoded by the coding sequence ATGAAAACCTCGCTCCAGCTTAAACTTGGTCAACAATTGGCAATGACGCCGCAGCTACAGCAAGCTATTCGCTTGTTGCAGCTATCTACCCTGGATTTGCAACAGGAAATCCAGGAAGCATTGGATGCAAACCCATTACTCGAGCTGGAAGAAGGGACCCCTGAAGCCACCAGTGGCGACGAAGACAACAACTCAACGGCATCAGAAACAGGCGATAGCAGCAATGATGATGGCCTGTCCGAAGTCGCTGATTCCGAAGCATTTGATACCTCCGATGCCATTGAACAGCAGGAAATGCCGGAAGATCTCCCTGTCGATACCACCTGGGACGATGTCTACAGTGCCAGTACCGGCAACACCGGTATCGCATTGGATGACGACATGCCGGTCTACCAGGGGGAAACGACCGAGAGCCTGCAAGACTACCTGATGTGGCAGGTAGAGCTGACCCCGTTTAGCGAGACAGACCGTACCATCGCGACCGCCATCATTGATGCCATCGACGAAAAAGGCTACCTCACCTGCTCGGCCGAAGACATTCTTGACAGCTTGGGGGATGACGAAGTCGAGCTCGATGAAGTCGAAGCGGTGCTCAAGCGAGTCCAGCAATTTGACCCACTTGGCGTGGCTTCTCGCAACCTGCAAGAGTGCCTGCTGCTGCAGCTGGCCACCTTCCAGCCGGATACCCCTTGGCTCGCCGAGGCCCGAATGCTGCTGACCGATTATATCGATCTTCTGGCCAACCGCGACTACCGCCAGCTGATGCGCGATACCAAGCTCAAAGAGCCTGAGCTCAAGCAAGTCATGCAACTGATCCACGGTTTGGATCCACGCCCTGGCAACCGGGTCATGGCTTCCGAGACCGAATATGTCGTGCCTGATGTCTCGGTATTCAAAGATCACGGCAAGTGGGTGGTCACGATCAATCCAGACAGCGTGCCGCGGATCCGGGTCAATGAGCAGTATGCCGCGCTAAGCAAAAACGCCCGCAACTCGGCTGACAGCCAGTTCATCCGTACCCATTTGCAAGACGCCAAATGGCTGATCAAGAGCCTGGAAAGCCGCAACGAAACCTTACTGAAAGTCGCCCGCTGCATTGTCGAGCACCAACAGGACTTCTTTGAATATGGCGAGGAAGCCATGAAGCCGATGGTACTTAACGACATTGCCCTGGCGGTCGATATGCATGAATCGACCATCTCCCGCGTGACAACGCAAAAATACATGCATACGCCGCGCGGGATTTTTGAACTGAAATACTTCTTCTCCAGTCACGTCAGCACCGATAACGGTGGCGAGTGTTCGTCCACCGCTATCCGGGCCTTGGTGAAAAAGCTGGTTGCCGCCGAAAACCAGGCCAAGCCGCTGAGTGACAGCAAAATCGCGACATTACTGGCGGAACAAGGGATCATGGTAGCAAGACGGACCATTGCCAAATACCGTGAATCGCTAGGTATTCCGCCGTCCAATCAGAGAAAACGTCTGCTCTAA
- the lptA gene encoding lipopolysaccharide transport periplasmic protein LptA produces the protein MKRYKLTTLLCLCLSTASWALSNDTEQPIYIDSDNQELDIQKNIVTFTGNVILRQGSIDIRADKVVVTRPGGQEGRETIDAYGNPATFHQVMDDGKPIDGSAKKMRYETASEFLKMTEDAVLVQEGSEIKGNVISYRIDQQKLVAESGKKQRVTTILQPNQLNNDKK, from the coding sequence ATGAAGCGCTATAAATTAACAACCCTGCTCTGCCTGTGCCTGAGCACCGCCAGCTGGGCACTGAGTAATGACACCGAGCAGCCTATCTATATCGACTCAGACAACCAGGAGTTGGATATTCAGAAGAATATCGTGACCTTCACCGGCAACGTCATCCTGCGCCAAGGCAGTATCGACATCCGGGCTGATAAAGTAGTCGTCACGCGCCCTGGAGGCCAGGAAGGCAGAGAGACAATCGATGCCTATGGCAACCCGGCGACATTCCACCAGGTCATGGACGACGGCAAGCCAATCGACGGCTCAGCCAAGAAAATGCGCTATGAGACGGCCTCTGAGTTCCTCAAGATGACCGAGGACGCCGTCCTGGTTCAGGAAGGCAGCGAAATCAAAGGTAACGTGATCAGCTACCGCATCGACCAGCAGAAACTGGTTGCCGAGAGCGGCAAGAAGCAGCGCGTCACCACGATCCTCCAGCCTAACCAGCTGAACAACGACAAGAAGTAA
- the lptB gene encoding LPS export ABC transporter ATP-binding protein, with product MAILKAQHLAKSYNGRKVVSDVSLQVESGKIVGLLGPNGAGKTTSFYMIVGLVARDEGTITIDDTDISLQPMHNRSRMGIGYLPQEASIFRKLSVHDNLMAVLQTRKELSRLERQEKLEELLDEFNIQHIRNSLGMALSGGERRRVEIARALAANPKFILLDEPFAGVDPISVIDIKKIIEHLRDRGLGVLITDHNVRETLDVCEQAYIVSQGHLIAHGTPTEVLNDEHVKRVYLGDQFRL from the coding sequence ATGGCAATCTTAAAAGCACAACACCTGGCCAAAAGCTATAACGGCCGCAAAGTGGTTTCTGATGTCAGCCTGCAGGTTGAGTCGGGCAAAATCGTCGGCTTGCTGGGCCCTAACGGTGCCGGCAAGACAACCTCTTTCTACATGATTGTCGGCCTGGTAGCCCGCGACGAAGGTACCATCACCATTGATGATACCGATATCAGCCTGCAGCCGATGCACAATCGCTCGCGCATGGGGATCGGCTACCTGCCGCAGGAAGCGTCTATTTTCCGCAAGCTATCTGTCCACGATAACCTGATGGCCGTCCTGCAGACCCGTAAGGAGCTGTCTCGGCTCGAACGTCAGGAAAAACTGGAAGAATTGTTGGATGAATTCAACATACAGCACATTCGTAACAGCTTAGGTATGGCACTATCAGGGGGGGAAAGGCGCCGGGTAGAAATTGCTCGGGCACTGGCCGCCAACCCAAAATTCATCCTGTTGGATGAGCCTTTTGCCGGCGTTGACCCTATATCCGTGATCGATATCAAGAAAATCATTGAGCATTTGCGCGATCGTGGGCTTGGCGTACTGATCACCGATCATAATGTAAGGGAAACGCTGGATGTATGTGAGCAAGCCTACATCGTCAGCCAAGGGCACCTGATTGCCCATGGTACGCCAACAGAAGTGCTCAATGATGAACATGTAAAACGAGTCTATCTGGGTGACCAGTTCCGTCTATAG
- a CDS encoding HPr family phosphocarrier protein, which yields MTVFSRELFIKNRLGLHARAAIKLVELAQSFESVITISNGEKSATADSVMGLLMLESAQGQQVQVCADGDDAEQAINAVSDLIEAGFDEEN from the coding sequence ATGACCGTGTTCTCTCGTGAGCTATTTATCAAAAACCGCCTGGGCCTGCATGCCCGGGCAGCAATCAAACTGGTTGAGCTGGCACAAAGTTTCGAGTCCGTCATCACCATCAGCAACGGTGAAAAAAGCGCCACCGCTGACAGTGTCATGGGCCTGTTGATGCTTGAATCGGCCCAGGGCCAACAGGTGCAGGTCTGTGCAGACGGTGACGACGCTGAGCAAGCCATCAATGCGGTCAGCGACCTGATCGAAGCCGGCTTTGACGAAGAAAACTAA
- the ptsN gene encoding PTS IIA-like nitrogen regulatory protein PtsN, giving the protein MQLSNVLSLDCTKSAVPCSSKKRALEIISEVAAKHLDQNPQPLFECMLNREKMGSTGIGNGIAIPHGRISSSDHAIAVLIQCQDPIQFDAIDNQPVDLLFALLVPDEQCQEHLKTLSSMAEKLSNKQVCKQLRTAKSDEELYQILTCDS; this is encoded by the coding sequence ATGCAACTGAGTAATGTATTGAGCCTGGACTGCACGAAAAGTGCAGTCCCTTGCTCCAGTAAGAAACGTGCCTTGGAAATCATCAGCGAAGTCGCTGCCAAGCATCTTGACCAAAATCCGCAGCCACTGTTTGAGTGCATGCTCAACCGTGAAAAAATGGGCAGTACCGGGATCGGTAACGGTATCGCTATCCCACACGGTCGAATCAGCAGCAGTGACCACGCTATTGCCGTTTTGATCCAGTGCCAGGACCCTATCCAATTCGATGCCATCGACAACCAACCTGTCGACCTTCTTTTTGCCCTGCTGGTACCCGATGAACAGTGCCAAGAGCACCTCAAAACCCTTTCAAGCATGGCTGAAAAGCTCAGCAACAAACAGGTTTGTAAGCAGCTACGCACCGCAAAAAGTGACGAAGAGCTTTATCAAATACTTACCTGTGATTCATAA
- a CDS encoding KpsF/GutQ family sugar-phosphate isomerase gives MSTAFDYCEIGRKVIEIEAEALKGLTHFINGSFTQACQLINDCNGKVIIMGMGKSGHIGNKIAATLASTGTPAFFVHPGEASHGDLGMIEKGDVVLAISNSGEASEILTLLPVIKRLGIPLISMTGKPESSMAKLSQIHLQITVNKEACPLNLAPTSSTTATLAMGDALAIALMEARGFTADDFALSHPGGALGRKLLLRISDIMHTGDRLPVVGEQALIKDALLEVSRKGLGMTAIIDNDQQLLGIFTDGDLRRLLDNHVDIHTTAIGEVMTRNPATIRADVLAAEGLKLMEDRKISGLLVTDNGMLVGALNMHDLLKAGVM, from the coding sequence ATGTCTACAGCATTTGATTATTGCGAAATCGGCCGCAAAGTTATTGAAATTGAAGCAGAAGCTCTAAAAGGACTGACCCATTTCATCAATGGCAGTTTTACCCAGGCCTGCCAGCTGATCAATGACTGCAACGGCAAGGTCATCATCATGGGGATGGGGAAGTCGGGCCACATTGGCAACAAGATAGCCGCGACCTTGGCCAGTACCGGCACCCCAGCCTTTTTCGTCCATCCGGGCGAAGCCAGCCACGGCGACTTGGGCATGATTGAAAAGGGCGATGTGGTACTTGCTATCTCCAATTCCGGCGAAGCCTCTGAAATCCTGACCTTGCTACCGGTGATCAAACGCTTGGGCATTCCGCTGATCAGCATGACCGGCAAGCCAGAGTCCAGCATGGCAAAACTGTCGCAGATCCACTTGCAGATCACCGTCAACAAGGAAGCCTGTCCGCTGAACCTGGCGCCAACATCCAGCACCACCGCCACCCTGGCAATGGGCGATGCCCTGGCCATCGCGCTGATGGAAGCCCGTGGCTTTACCGCTGATGACTTCGCCCTCTCCCACCCGGGCGGCGCGTTGGGCCGTAAGCTGCTGCTCCGTATCAGCGACATCATGCACACTGGCGACCGCCTACCGGTTGTCGGCGAGCAGGCGCTCATCAAAGACGCCCTGCTGGAAGTCTCTCGCAAAGGCTTGGGAATGACGGCTATCATTGATAATGACCAGCAACTACTTGGTATCTTTACCGATGGTGATCTCCGCCGCCTTCTGGATAACCATGTTGATATCCACACCACGGCCATTGGCGAGGTGATGACCCGTAACCCGGCGACAATTCGTGCCGACGTACTGGCCGCCGAAGGCCTGAAATTAATGGAAGACCGCAAAATCAGCGGGCTTCTGGTCACCGACAACGGTATGTTGGTCGGTGCACTCAACATGCACGACCTACTAAAAGCGGGAGTAATGTAA